The genomic stretch CGCAAAGCAAATAGAGAAATAGAGAACCATCTGAAAGAAAACTCATTGGAAATTCACTGCTAGATCTTATTTCCTTGTACCTGTGGCAGCAGGGAGTAGGCGGCCTCCAGTAGGTAGTAAACGAGGCCCCGGTCCAGCTTCAGCAGCCTGAGCGAGAGATGCACAGGTCCAGGAGGGGGAAGTGAAATACCTCCAGCAGGTAAAGGGTAGGAAGAATTGGAGCACAGCTGCCAGCCAATCATCTTAGACCCTGTAAAGAtgtagaaatgtgtgtttggtaaAGGCTTAACCTATTATGATAATAGTTCACAattattaaacaaatgttaatCACTGTGTGAAGTGGTTCAGTTCCATACAACACAATCGGTTACACTGTTTTTCATATAGATGTCATACACTGTGTATAAAGACTCACAAGTCTTTGGTGTGCAGGTGGTCTTCTGGATTCGACTCTTCGGCCCCTTTATCTCTTCTCTATGGTCTCCACTCCGCTGAAATACTTGGGACCTGGTGAACAAAACAATACATGTCCAACTTTTAGGAAACCATtgtcaaaaacatttctcagAGTTGCAGCTAACCCAAACCTCAACTAATCTAAGCTTTCTCTCATTTTACTTGTCATTCCagcaatatttaaaaaacacattaaaaatgactATAAAAAACTATATgactatataaaaatatatataaaatatatacaacatTTGACATATATAAACTTTGTTTATGTTTACATGATTTCTATAGTGTAATGCAGTTGATAAAAGTAGCTGTATAAAAAGGGCTTAAACATGCATAGTATATAAACCTCTAGTAGTGAATGTTGGCTTAAATACATAACCGTGATTCAAACTAATGTCTAAATATTAAAGTGAACTAAGGGAGGTTTAACATGTATCTGCAACTGCTGGCACTTACCTGAGAGAGATAATGTCCATGACGTCCTCGGGTGTGTTAAGTATGACCCTGACATCCCGCCCCTCCTGTAGCTGAACACTGCCGTCCACATTGATGGAGCTCGTCAGCTCAGAGACCCAGTCAACTCCAGCCTGACCCAGGGCACCGTCAACCCCCATCCTGGCTGACAGCCCCATATAGGTACTGAGAACAAACAGACCAGTTACATACAGGCGGTGATCAGATGGCAGAGTTTCAGCCTCCAATACATTGCGTAATACTGGACGTACTTGGGTTTGATGTATCCACTCAGGGAGAAGTGAGATGCATCTCTGTAGTTGATGTTTCCCTTCAGATGCAGTGAGATGAGGGAGGTCATGTTGATGGCCAATTTGACAGGCAAACCAGACAGAGACGGTAGAATCAGCTCTTCCGTCATCAGCACGGCCCTGTGGTTCAGCTGAACCTCATGACCctgagagaaggaggggagcgtgagaagaaagagagagaatgagagtgCATATGAAAATGAGAGTCAGACAGAAACTGTGACGACAAGCTACACACCAACCACCGTCATACCTTGAGCAGTTTAACAGCCAGTCCTGCCATGCTCAGCGACAGTCGGTTGACCTGATTGTTGAGATCctcacatgtaaacacactgagCTCATTCCCAAAGACCTTCACACTGACCCAACACCTGGGCTTCCCTTCCTCTGGATTCCTCCTCCCAAACAGctggaaaaattaaaaaacaaatacacgGTACAGATGCAGAGTACAGACTTTTAACGCTCACTTTTTGTAATTCAGTTCTTATAAAACATTTCTGACTATTGACTGAAcatggtgtgtgtatatgctgAGAGGCATCCATAAAATTGTATGCAGTCCAgttatgtttttctgtattgtaaaatgtaaaacaccaAAATTTGCTAGAAAATCATTATCAATTAATTGGTCTTCTCTCATGTTAAAGCCTCCAGCGCAATTACAGAGAACTAAAACTTTTATCATgagagcaacattttttttttgtaacaataTTTTGCAATTTGCAAGTTTCCTAGTAGAAAGCCCAGCCAGTCTTACAACTATCACAGTGACCTCACCATGGCCCTGGCCTGGTTTAGGTAACTGTTGGTGCTGGATGAACACTTGACTTTTCCTCTCTGGTTATcatctgcttttcttctcatcctcttTGCCACATTTTCCTGCTCATGTTTTTTACTTCGAGTGGTGGACTGTCCATCTGAGCTGGGGCTCTGGTGACCAAAAATGTTCTTCACGAGTGATTCAGCATTTTCAATGTGAAAGTCCACCTAATTTGGGAAGCAAAGTGCATACATGTAACATATTTGTATATGTTTTCTTATAAGCCTCTAATATATTCTCAGAAATGGGTATGAAACTCACTTCCAGTAGGTTGTGGGCTCTACCATGAAAATACACTGTGAGGTTGGCAGCAGCAGATCTTGGTAGAAATGATTTAGGAGAGAAGATTAAAGATGTTTCCAAGTTTACGATTCCCATGTCTGAAACAAACGAACACAAAAAATTGACAAATGCTTCAGTCTGTCTCTATATATGCTAGTGCCCAACATTTTAATTGCCAATTCAAACAATAATCATAAAAAACTAACTTTTAAAGTTAGTAGCACTCATCACCTGTGGCAACAGTGTGGTCTGAATAGGAAGAGTACTTCAAAAATTCAGTTTCAAAGTCTCTGCTGATAATGTCATCGGGCAGTGAGTCGATCAGGGCCTGCTTCATGGGGTCCTCGCTCCTGAGGACACTAGTCAGGTGATTCCACACGTACGAGCCCACTAGAAAACCAGAAGAGCAAAAGCTTTTGATGAACAAAAAGATGAACATAAAAAAGACGTGATCATCTGTCTTTTCTATTTTCCCTTCACCACCCACAGTGTTTATAAGGAGTAAAATTATAAGACTGTGTTTAAACAATCACCATCAATAACTTTAGAAAGTCCATCATATGTACATTATATATCATTTGAGATATTATTATAAGATAAACTAAATAATGGGAAAGACTTGACATAACACAATCACAACTGCCAGCGGCCTTACTCACCAGGAATATCCAGGTTCGATAAATTTAACAGTGTTTCCTACTGTAATAAACAGACTTACAAACAGCTGACCATAGTTTTCATGAactatttacattattttgtctGCACACTAGTATCCTTCAGTTGTCACTACTGGAAGAAGCTGCTATAGACATCCCCTCTAATAAAAAATCCCACAATAGTTCAGATGAGACCTTGGCTGGACGTCTCGTTCCTCAGCGTCGTCTTCACCACTTCCAACACGCTCTGGTCGGGGCAGTGCAGGAGCTGCTGGTATGCAGCAATTCTGACCTCAGGATCCTCCTGGGAGGAGCGGTACAGCTGCAACAGCACAGACCTCTGAGGGAAGaaagctgctgtcagtcactGATGTCAGACTGCCGCTCAACTCCTCATGGATCAATTAGCCTGCCCCTTCCACTTTTAGTTTCTGTGATTACAGGCTACCTAAATGGCTTTTTATGTATAGACCATTTAACTGTCATTTACTTGACATTTCCTGATGTCACTGTTACTAATCATTATTTCACGTCTGACTAAAGTTGCTGTGTCAGTATGCACTCACATCAGCTGAGCAGGGAAAGCGTCTGAAGGTCTGGACAGCAGCAAGTCTCAGCTCCAGTGCTGTCGAGTGGCCCAGAACACAGCGGTTTAACAGAGGAGTGAAGGCCTGAGCAGACAGACCAGTGTTTCCCACTGATTTCAGTGCATAGAAAACCTGTCAGGCAGCACAAGAAAAGCAAATTGGACCTTTTTATATTTCCCCTTTTATATAATAACATTAAATCATCAGTGAGACCTGATGATTTAGGTGTACCTCTCTCACTCGAGTAGGTTCTTCTCCTTCGCAGCCTTCCCTCAGTGGCTCCTCTAATGCTTGCATGAAGGTCTGTACCTGGGGAATTTCACTGCAGGAAGTTTGGGATCTTTGGCACAGTTGAAAGACCAGAGATGATCCTGCCAACATGGCCTTGGACCGCACCTCTGGGATCTCCAGTAAGGCCTAACACAAACAGTAGCAGTAGGACACACTCAGCACACACTGATTAACTGACGCAgcagatactttttttttttcacaagatATTTACACTGGCATTAATGTGACTAATATATCTTATGTTTTGGTGAGAGACTCAAGTCATTATCATTGTCACAGCACCCAGAGGTTCCTACATTGATGGAGTCGATGATCTGTGGGGATGGATGCGGAGTTAGGGCTATGGTGGTGAGGAAAGAGTggacctgctcctcctccagctccttggCCTTCATCAGGTCCATCAGTAGTACAATACAGTTTTCAGACCCACACGCTGGTAATGCATCTAACAACGGCTGCCTGTCCAAACAGTTCATCATCAGGATCAGCCTCTGTTTACATATAAACTGAtatgacatatttaaaaacaaaaagtataaaaatggtGCGTTGTAATTTTGTGAGGGATGTGAGTGCTGGAACATTTCTTGGCTGGGAGTAGTAACTTCCTGGAATCTCAGATGGttgctggttaaaaaaaaaaacaaacacatgcacaacagGCGGGCTGTTTCTCCCTGTATCCAGTCTTAACGCTAAGCTGAGCTAGCTGACTGCTGGCTGCACCTTCATATTTACCCTACAGACATGAGCGCAGTATGTTCTCACACTGTTGTGCTGCCTCCATTGCATTTAACTAACTATAGTGCagaatgtgaaaatgtgcatCATGTTGGATTCAGCCTGATGAAGAACTGAGGGACTAGTTTAAAGGTACTACATTATAAAACTGAGGAAAGACTGACCAGTCATTGCGGCACTTGAAAGACGCCTCTTGCCAGAGTGCCTTGAGTTGAGAGAGAGTCAGATCCCTCAGCTGGAAAGTCAGTTGAAGGAACTCTTGTGATAACTAGAAGCAAATAAAATCCAGATGTGTGAATCTACATTGGAGGTACAAAATGGATACCATTTATATGCCAGCGTTTTGAAACTACTCTACCTGCTCTTCCAGAACTGTGAACATGCATCCATCAATCACCTGCTCCCCACACAGTAATTATATCACGCCGAGTAACAAGTTCTGGGTGTGATTGTTTCTTTTGAATAGTTTCAGTGTAAACAGATTATTAAAGTTGCTAGGTTGGTTTTGAGTATCCTCCAATATGAAAGAGACACTGGCTCATATCAAGCGAAAGCCTCAGGGGAAGTCATGTCACAACTTCACAacttacaaacacaaacaagcatATAGTGTTCTGGCAAGATATGTGCAGCATAaaagttttcagtgtttgctgaaggAGCTGCATCAAATAACTATAGGCAGGGAAAGTGAAATACACATCGATGGTTCTTACATATAGATACAATTAATGGCTCACAGGAAGACCCACCTGTTGAGGGTCTGCTGTGACGCTACATAACATCCTGACAGTCTGACTGGCTTGCAAAGATGTTGCCAGCCTGGTTTTTCCTGGCCTTACAGTGACCTCATCCTCAAACTGCAGGTCTGTTACCCCTCCAAAATTTAACAAATCTGTGGGGCAACAGTCAATATGGTCATTGTCTCTCATGCAGCACAGATTCATGCAGAAATGCAACATGATGTTATAGTGCAGAGTGAAAAACTGCTTCTGACCTGGTCCTGAAGGAGTTCCTGGCTGGGCTCTGAGCAGGAGTAGCGTGGACACTGTTCGAGTGTGCACCTGCCCTGCAGCCCTGAACCATGTCGCCATGGAAACAGCTTCAGTACAGTTAACTTCTTCCAACACAGTAGATCCATGGCGCTGAACACAGTGTAGCTCTGACTGCACTGACTAACAAAAAGAGGACAAGCCAACCCCATGTAATAAATTCATTAATCAAATGCGCTGCATTTTCAAATTGATagggttattattattagtagtagtagtagtatgtatgtatgtatttatttatcaaaaTGATTCTCATTCAATGTGCCATATCACCAGTAATATAAATGTGATTATCTatagtatatatttatttaacctaAACTTagtcatatataaatatactgactgataaaatacatgtatgtgCATTTTAATTGTAGACAGACAAGTAAACTCACTGTATCTTCAGTAAGAGCTTTTGAATGAGGCCAGAAGTTTGCCAGCCTGGACTCATGACACTGTTTTAGATTCCTGGTCTTCAGCAGCACAGGTCCTCGTCTCTCATACCTGCTGGTGCATGTCCCGTACACATCAGTCTGGGAAAGAGGCATTAAAGAAAGCACAGATAATCACCCTGTGAATTTTATCCACTGCACTATATTATGGCAATGACATTGTtagtacatgcacacactagaCCATGGCCCACATCAACCCTCACCTCTAGTTCCTGTGTGGGGGCACTGCGGGAGGTCTGGAGCATGCTCAGTAGAGCCCTTTTAATGTTGAGGGCCCACACCTGCTCCCCCTCCTGGAGACAGAGGGCCGTGACCTTTCCCCCCTGGAGGGAGAACTTGAGGCGTGTTCTCTCCAGTGACTCCCTgggaaacaaaaacaccagatgATCCTCCCGGGACCAGAGAACACAGACAAGTGGAGCGTCTCGACAGAGTATCACTTTCATAGGAAAAACAGTTGTAGCATTCCGAAATGAGCTGGACT from Mastacembelus armatus chromosome 17, fMasArm1.2, whole genome shotgun sequence encodes the following:
- the LOC113134141 gene encoding apolipophorins-like, which produces MGMKGVLGLPSPDLSFQRGTRYTYRYSTIITTTLHGSSAGRNGLALDCVVDIDVVSKCHLTMQIRNPQIKRLSPQKEHSVQRLKSLRESLERTRLKFSLQGGKVTALCLQEGEQVWALNIKRALLSMLQTSRSAPTQELETDVYGTCTSRYERRGPVLLKTRNLKQCHESRLANFWPHSKALTEDTSVQSELHCVQRHGSTVLEEVNCTEAVSMATWFRAAGQVHTRTVSTLLLLRAQPGTPSGPDLLNFGGVTDLQFEDEVTVRPGKTRLATSLQASQTVRMLCSVTADPQQVGLPVSH